Below is a genomic region from Brassica oleracea var. oleracea cultivar TO1000 chromosome C9, BOL, whole genome shotgun sequence.
GGAGCAAAGAGGAAGAAAGAGATATTGCAACACTGTCTATCTCCTCTTGTTCATCTTCTTAGTCTTCTCTTCAAGAACAACCTCAAGCGCAAGTTGTCGGCGAAGAGCTGTGAAACACTTATCCACAGCTCCACCTTCATCTACACCACTCGAATCAAGAATCACTACCAAGGTTATCATTGTTAGCATCGTCTCAGGGGTTTTAACAGGATTCTTCTCGGCCTTAGCATTAGCTTTCTTGGTTCGTTGCACTGTCAAGTACCTGAAACAAACGCCAATTCTCAAAGGCCCTGTGGTGTTTTCCCCTAAGATCACACCTAAGTCTCTCCACGCAGCTCTTGCTAATGGTATCCAGTTGCTCGGCTCAGACCCTAACGGTAAATACTACAAGATGGTGCTTGATAATGGTCTAGTGGTTGCGGTTAAGAGACTAGGCTCGCTTGAAGGAAACGGCGGCTCACCAGAAGCAGCAACTAAGTCGGTTAAGAGAAGGCTGCAGAAGGAGCTTGAGCTTCTTGCTGGGTTAAGGGACAGGAACCTGATGAGTTTAAGAGCTTATGTCCGTGAATCAGATGAGTTCTCGCTGGTGTATGATTACATGCCGAACGGTAGTCTTGACGATGTGATGACTAAGGTTAGAGCTCAAGAACTAGAGCTAGGATGGGAGATAAGGCTGAGAGTTGCTGTTGGAATTGTCAAAGGGCTTCAGTATCTCCATTTCAGCTGTGAGCAGCAGATTCTTCATTACAACTTGAAACCTACGAATGTGATGTTGGATTCTGAGTTTGAGCCTCGGCTTGCTGATTGTGGATTGGCTAAGATCATTCCTACTTCACATACATCAGTGTCTTGCTACTCAGCTCCTGAGTCTTCTCAAACTAACAGGTGCTTGCTTAGAATCAACGCTGTCACCTCTTGAGTTAAACTCTCTTTTACTAACGTTGGTTTGCTAATCATTGTGACACAGATATACAGATAAAAGTGACGTCTTCAGCTTTGGGATGATACTGGGTGTTCTTTTAACCGGGAGAGACCCTACCCTTCCTTTCTCTATAGAAGGTGCAACCGGAGGGAGCTTAGGACAGTGGCTGAAGCATTTGCAGCAAACGGGAGAAGTAAGGGAAGGTTTAGATAAGAGTATTCTTGGGGAGGAAGTGGAGGAAGACGAGATGTTAATGGCGTTACGGATCACCATTATCTGTCTTTCTGACTTTCCAGCAGATCGGCCTTCAAGTGATGAGCTTGTACACATGCTTACACAACTACACAGCTTTTAGCCCAATGTTCTTGTACCAAACATATCTGTGTAACATATGTAGTTGCATCTCAATATATTTCTTCTCTTATTGATTAAAATAGATCACACAAATGGTCCAAGAAATTGTTCTCATAACAAATGAAAAGTGTAAAACAAGTAGTAGACAACAAGGAAGTTCTTAATGAACGTACGTAGAACTCAGAAGCAATACAATGAAAAATGCAGATCAAGCAATGAGCTGGTCAAAGTCAATTGTCTACTTGCATTGTCCTAACAGGTGACCCATTGCCAAGTCTGGGTTGTATCAGTAACTCCGAGAGGTCACCGCTCTCAAAGAAGGATTTGTGAAGAGCCTCAACGCATCCTTCAGCTTCATCATCATTTACTATAAGCGAAATGTTTACCTGCAAGAAATAATTTTTTGTTAGGCGTGTACTTAAAAGAGAGTTTTGTGATAAGCAGTGTATTATTGTTACCTTGGATGCTCCTTGTGATATCATCTGGACATTGATACCTTTTGTCCAAAGAACATGAAACGCCTGCATGAATTCAAAAAAAAACAATTAGGTAAGAAATGTCTTTCTTGATGAGAACATTCAAGGAGGGAAGAGATCTACTAACCCTCTCTAAAATCAGGGAGGAGTGTTGAACATTCCCAATTAAAGAGATTATAGCTCTTCCTTTAGAAAGATTCACAACTGCAATTTTCTCAAGTTCCTCTACTACATGATCAAGTTCCTGTTACAGGGAAAGATCTTTGAGAAAAGCATACTTTATATGGATTGGAAAATAAAGTGTTTGGGACTGAACAAGAACTCGCCTGTTGAATCAGTTCCCTGCTCCAAAGTTTAGACGGGTCCAGTGTCAGAGATAAGCTGACTTCACTAGTGGCAACAACATCTACGGATATTTCAAGGTCCTCAAATATCGAAAATACCTGGCCAATATAGTGAGGTTTTGCAGGTAATGTTAATTATTAACACTATAATTATAGACTGGAGAATACCACATAAATGTACATGCTTACCTTTGCAAGAAAGCCAACTTGCCCAAGCATTCGGGTGCTTGCTATATCCAGCATGGTCACATTGCGTTTCAGAACAATGCTCGTTAAAACAGTCTGTCATATGAAGAAGCATAAGTTTTAGTTCTCTGTGAAGGACATGAGCTGCATAAGAGATAACAAATTTAGAGACTCTAAACCTTGGTCATGTCTCTTGTTTTAGTGATGATAGTTCCAGGAGCTTTAGGGTTATAAGAATTTTTAACCCTAACAGGAATCTCACCCTCTCTTGCTGGCCTCATTGATTGTGGGTGCAAGACCTGCAGCAACAATTATAATTTTTTACTTAAATCACTGTACAAATTCTCTGTGTTGCCGCTAATAACTGCTAAGTAGAGTGGGACCTGTGCACCAAAATAAGCAAGCTCGGCTGCTTCATCGAATGTTAGAAAGGGTACTGGTGTAGCTCTTTTGTAAATAGTAGGGTCACATGTTAGAACACCATCAACATCTTTCCACACCTACTCCAAACAAACATCCAAACTTAACAGAGATGTTTAGAAAAAAAACCATTGAGCTTTAAGGCTGTAAAAGAACCTGAATCTCTTGCAAACCTAACGCTTTGCCAATTGTGGTTGCCGTCAAATCACTGCCACCTCTACCCAAGGTAGTGACCGCACCAGTTTTCCATCCCTATTATTGATTTTTAACTAATTAGGCAAACCACACAACAACTTGAAATGCAAATTCTGAAGATATCAAGCTTTTAGCAAAATACCTTCCCAAGGAAACCCGTTATGATAGGAACAGCAGGATCATGCATCCAATCATCATATAATCTCTTGGCAACAGCTGGATAAGTTGCTTCCAATATATCCCCATTTGTGAAATCATCCGTGGTAATGAAACCAATTTCAAATGCATCATACTGCAAAGTTGATACTCTAGTTAGCTACTAGAAAAAAATGTATGAATTTGATTGTGCACAAGAAAGCTCAAACAAAAGTTTAATGACCAATTCAAAGTATATACACTTTCAGCCTGGTTCTCATATTAGTCAACAAAACAAAATATATATACTACTTCCAGAGAGAACTAAACAAATACTAAAATATGATGGAGGACATACTTGGCGTGCCTTGACACCGATTTTATTAAGATACGCTGCGAAAATCCTTGTGGACAAGCACTCTCCAAAAGAGACTAAGTAGTCTCTGGTTCGAAGTGTCAGCTCCTTCATCATCGCTATACCTTTCAGGAGTTGCTCTAGTTCTTCCAAAAACGCTGCAAAATGTTTTCCCAAATTAACAAAAAAAAAAGAAAGCAATACATGTAGTAAGGCTCTTGGATTATTACCAAATGAAACATTAATGAGCCTACTTAAAATAGCAAGAACAAAGCTCCAAGTGTACAAAGTTACATGAGCAAACAATACTATTCTTACATGTAACAACAGAGGGGTCGATCTTGAGCTCTTTCACTGTCCTGAAACAACAACAAAAAAAACACATTCTTTACCAAAACCAACACCGAGCAGAGAAAGTGATACTTTAATGTAGAGTGAATCAAAACCTGAGATGCAATTCCTTTATAACGCTCAATTCCTCAATCTCAGATGCATTAGAGACACCACAGCTCACAGCCTTCTCTCCCGCCTAAACTAACCAACAACTCAGAAGCTCAAAATCAAAACTTTAAACATCAATAACAAAGTACAAAGGAGAGAGCTTTCAGACATTACAAGCAAGAGATTGTTGGTTGTCTTCCCCATAGCGGAAAGAACAATGACCGGACTCTCTTCCGGAAACGCCAATATCAAATCCGCCACTTCCCTCATCCTCTCCGCCGTCGCCACCGAGGATCCACCAAACTTCATCACGCACGTGAATCTCTTCTCTTCCACCTCCCTCTCCTTTATCGCGCCTGTCTTCTCCTCTTCCATAACAGCTCGCACAGTGCCTTTGAGACATGAACCCGAAACATTCCTTGTGCAGGAGGAGGACAACAAGAACTTCCTCGGGCATTTCAAAGCTGTGAAACCGACACGAGTCGGAGAGATCGGTAGCGTCGACGAGTTCCGGTGGCTGGTGAAAAGGGCATTGCAATGACACCGAACCCTAGCAGCCGCCATCGGAGAAGAAGAAGACCGAGAATGTGTATTGATAGAAGTGGAGAGAAATCGTACGGCTTAGACGCCAAAGACGAAAACTTTAAACCCTCCTTTTCAGTTTTATACCTGAAAACGCTGTCGTTTTTATTACCAACGATGATTGGTTTCGAGTCTTGACCAAGTTAGTTGTTGTCTGTTACCTGTAATAAAACAGAGCTTTGCTCTTTCATTTGGTAGGAAAAAAAAAAGCTTTAAACTTTTTTTTTTTTTACAAATTTTCATTCTTTCAATCAACCAACAATGACGACGATCCTCACTTTACAATCCTCGCTAACCCCTTCACGAGCTCCGGTTACAAAGCACGCGAATTTCAATCAGATTCCGTCGTGGGTTTCTCTGAAATCGAGCACTTCATCTGTAAAACTCGAGCACAAGCAAGGGCAAGTCGAGAATCTTCATCTGGTCTCCTTGTCTAAACACGGCAAGCTCAACGAGGCGTTTGAGTTTTTCCAAGAAATGGATAAGGCTGGCGTCTCCGTCGCTCCGTACTCTTACCAGTGTCTCTTCGAAGCTTGCAGAGAGCTAAGGTCTTTATCTCACGGGAGAGTCCTCCACGATCGAATGCGAAAGGACTGTGAGAGTCCTTCCGTGACTCTTCAGAACTGTGTGTTGCAAATGTACTGTGAGTGCGGGAGTTTGGAGGATGCAGATAAAGTGTTCGACGAAATGCCTGAGTTAAACGTAGTTTCTAGAGTTACGATGATGTCTGCTTACGCAGGACGAGGTCTTTTGGATAAAGCTGTTGGTTTGTTCTCGGGGATGTTAGAATCAGGAGAGAAGCCAACTTCTTCTGTTTATACTACACTCTTGAAATCTTTGGTGAATCCTAGGGATTTAAATGTTGGTAAACAGGTTCATGGTCATGTTATACGTTCTGGGTTATTGGGGAATGCGTCTATAGAGGCTGGGGTCTTGAACATGTATGTGAAATGTGGTTGGTTAGTGGGTGCTAAGCTAGTGTTTGATCAGATGGTAGTGAAGAAACCGGTGGCTTGGACGGGGTTGATGATAGGTTATACTAAAGCCGGAAGAGCAAGAGATGCTTTGAAACTGTTTGTGGATTTGGTGACGGAAGGTGTTGAATGGGACAGTTTTGTGTTTTCAGTTGTTCTTAAAGCATGTGCTTCTCTTGAAGAGGTTAATCTCGGCAAGCAGATTCATGCCTGTGTCGCTAAGCTTGGACTGGAGTCTGATGTCTCTGTTGGAACTCCTCTCGTTGATTGTTACATCAAATGTTCCAGCTTCGAGTCTGCTCTTCTTGCATTCGAAAAAATCAGTGAACCAAACGATGTTTCCTGGAGCGCAATCATCTCTGGATACTGTCAAATGAGTCAGTTCGAAGAGGCTATTAAAACTTTCAAGTCTTTGAGAACCAAAAGTGCAGCGGTTCTAAATTCGTTCACTTATACTAGCGTATTCCAAGCGTGTTCCGTACTTGCAGATTGCAACATTGGTGGCCAAGTCCATGGAGATGCTATAAAAAGAAGCCTGGTTGGTTCTCAGTATGGAGAAAGCGCTCTCATTACGATGTATTCAAAATGCGGATGCTTAGATGACGCACGTGCAGTCTTTGAGTCGATGGACAACCCCGACGTTGTTGCTTGGACGGCTTTTATATCAGGTCACGCCTACTATGGAAACGCCTCTGAAGCTCTGAGATTGTTTGAGGAAATGGTGAGGTGTGGCATGAAGCCGAACTCAGTGACTTTTATTGCCGTTTTAACCGCATGCAGCCACGCTGGTCTGATTGAACAGGGTAAGTGTTACTTGGACACGATGCTTCCAAAGTACAACGTGGCTCCAACTATTGACCATTATGATTGTATGATAGACATTTATTCCCGTGCGGGAGTATTAGAGGAAGCACTCAAGTTTATGAAGAGTATGCCTTTTGAGCCTGATGCAATGAGTTGGAAATGCTTTCTAAGTGGGTGTTGGACGCACAAGTATCTCGAACTGGGGGAGATTGCTGGTGAGGAGCTTCGCCAGCTCGATCCAGAAGATACAGCTGGATATGTTCTCCCGTTTAATCTGTATACGCAGGCTGGAAGATGGGAAGAAGCTGCTGAGATGATGAAACTAATGAACGACAAGATGCTAAAGAAGGAACTGAGCTGCAGCTGGATCAGAGAAAAGGGCAAGATTCATCGGTTTATAGTGGGTGATAAACACCATCCACAAACTCAGGAGATCTATGAGAAGCTCAAGGAGTTTGATGATTTTATGGAAGGTGATGTGTTTCAGTGTAGTATGACAGAGAGAAGAGAACAGCTTCTTGATCACAGCGAGAGACTTGCCATTGCATATGGGTTGATATCGGTGAATGGCCATGCCCGTGGACCTATCAAGGTATTCAAGAATCTCCGGGCGTGCCCAGATTGCCATGAGTTTGCAAAGCATGTATCTTTGGTTACAGGACATGAAATCATCATCCGAGATTCTCGAAGGTTTCACCATTTCAAGGAGGGGAAGTGCTCTTGCAACGATTACTGGTGACTGGTGATCTTTAGTGTCTGTATTAGTATATGTAGAATGAGTCTGCAAATTAAAAAGAGAGTGCAAACGTGGATACATTACAAGTTAAGTAGTGCAAATGCAATTCTTCAGTATACAAAACTGGATTAACATTTTCTTGACTGCAAAAGTACTCGAACCACACAAGAAGAAAGATATACAATACTGTTAAAGATGTGGTAACATGACTGTTCCGGAATCCTGGGGTCCATGCTCATGACCTACTGGTTGGACCTGGAGGCTTCCCACAATCTGCGTTCTATCCGGCGCTTTCTTAGCTCTGTTAGCCCTTGCTCAACTGAAAATTAGAACTAACCAATTTAGACCTTGTCTCCTCTTTTGGTTAAAAGTAATTTGGTAGGTTAGATTGTACCTTCCATGGCGTCATGTGAAGATGGAGAGTGTGCACTCCTGCTGATCCAGAATTGAAGACGTTCTCTTGCAATGTCCACATCTATGCCAAGGGACAGGGCTCTTCTCCAAAAGTATGTGAGCCAAGCCTGCCAAATGTTCCAAAGGATTCATAGCGCTGAGATTATAGAAATACCAAGTTGAGCTAAAGAAAATTACTCTAATATATCCAAAATTACATAGATGAACAGAAAATTATATTAAAGAGAAGATATAGCAGGGAGCAGAGAAAGCAAGAAAGGGTTTGTGGTTTTGTACCTCCTTGAAGAGAACATCTTCAGACTCTTCTGGACTCAGTTCTGCAAATAACAGACAGGCCGAGGTCAGAATTATCCTCAAGAATAACAAGTACTGTCTGCACTCTTTGTTGTAGTACATATGAAATGACATTCTTTATGTATTTAATAGTCCTACTTTTATCAAGAGTTTGTCATTGTAACGTTGTTGATTATGCATTTACCAATATATGAATTTCATAACACCATGTTGACCTATAAATTCAGTGATGTAAGCCAAATAACTTACCAAGTGCCTCCATTAACTTAGGACCACCTGGTGATTTTAACTCTGAAAGAAAACGACCAGAACATGTAAGATGCCACATAAAAGAACATGTTCACTATCATTTTAACAATTTTAATGATGAAAAGAATCGCTTTCTCTGGCTAATGAATAAGCAACATACAGCTATTGGCAAGAACTTAGCTCAAGAAGAGCTTCTACAGAAACTTACCGGGATCAGATAGTCGAAAAGTATTGGCCAACCTTAGCTGGGCTAGTGTAATAGATATGGTAACTTCAACCTTCAGAAGAACGAGTCAAGTCGATGAGAAAAAAAGAAAGAGGGGTACATGAACCAAAACGATACCGAAAATGAGAGTAAACCTTTAAAGAAGCTAGCTCCTTCAGACCCATTTCCACAGAGAGCATACTTTCAATATTCCCCTCTCCTGTTAGATCATTTATATCTTGAACGAGCTGGCTCCTCTTCTCGTTCTCCTCAGAATCTAGTCAGATGATTCCATAGCCAAGAGATATGTTTACCGTGATGAGAGGTGATAATTAAAATCATAGAATGTTATTACAACAGAATCTTGGAAGAGACGGTAACATGACTGAGTGACCGCTTACCTTTTTCCCAGCTTTCTTCCTTAGCCTTCTGCCCAGCTGATAGCACAATTTCAAAAGGAAGAGGGGCCAGAGATGACCAGTATTCGTACTTGGACGTAGCGATGTCCGAACATATGCCTAAAGTGCAAATATGCAAAGATAAATGATGGAACCAAAATTCTAGGTGTGTTACTAAGATGTATGTTGTTATATACACACCTAGCACTTACCATATCTGGCAGCTAAGCCCCAGTACCGAGCTAGCCAGCACCGCTTAAGAACAACTTCCTCCTGAAAAGCATACAAGGGTCAGTTACTTAACCCGGAACAAAGCTTATGTTGTAAACCGTGGAAAAAACATGAAAACGGACCATCTCTTTTGGGGTCAATATCATTCTATGTGTCATTGTTCGTAGAGCGTTGACTTCAGATTCCGCTACTTGAAGTTGTGATACTACACCAGCAGCCTCTTGTTTTGCATTCTGAATCAAAATGAAACATAGAACATATAAGATTTCTACATTTTTCATTAACTAGCACCTCACAATAAATGTGAGACACTGATGGAGAAAAATGGCTTACCTCTACTTGAGCCCGAAGAGCAGTAGTCTCCTTATTAGCCCCTTCTCTGTTCTGCCTTGCATCTTTAAGAGCAGCCTGTCACAGAGTGAGTGCTAGTAAATCTAAAAGCCACAACAACAATATTTATACTTGAAAAAAACAAAACCATCACGTAATAGAAAAATCCTGAGGGAGTACCTCTCTCTGACGCAAAGCAGCTTCTTTTCTGCAGCATTGAGACAAAGTAAATTCACATCCATGTAAGCAATTTAAATTCAACCAAAAAAAAAAACTAAGAAACTGGCAAAAAAAAATGGTAATGAAATTGACTACCTGCTCAGAAGTTTAGCTTCCAAAGATACGCCTTCTCCCAAAGAAGTCACCTAAAGTTTGTCTCAAGTGTGAGAACAGTATTTAAAAATATATTTTTTTTTAAAAAGCATACGGACACGTTTATCTTTGCTTTCCAGTTACCTGTTTCTCAAGCTCTCTCACCCTGGCTTCTGCTTCCTTGCATCTCTCATCCTCAAGCCTAAGCTGTTAAATACACTCAAACGTAAAAAAAACAGATCTACTGTTGGAGATAGATAGAAACCAAGCAGGAGAAGGACTTTTTACCTTTTCAAGAATACTCTCATTCTCCTCTTGCAGCATATCGAGCTGTAATGCAAAATAAACTCTCAGTTTCCATATTCACCATATAATATCTACACATCAAAAGAAGAAGAAAAACATACTTCATCTTGAAGTGCGGACGCTTCATGCTGATCTTTCGAATCTTTTGCACTAAGTTGCCCAATCTCAGGTAAAGCCCTGCCAATGACAAACAGATCTCTCAATCATGAACACAAACTCAACTAGTTGCAAAACTTGCAATGAAGATAGGTTGAGGATTGGATCTTCACCGCTTTTCAGTCTGTTGATTCTTAGGAGTTACAACAGGTAATGGAACGGTCGCTTGGTTCCTTTGAGACAATTTGCTAGGCGGAACAGGTGGTTGCTGTGATGCTCGAACAGACACGGCTGGAGAGTTCCGAGAAAACTGATTACCACAAACAATCAAATCCCCGATTAGAAAACAAAGTGATCATCTTTATTAGTTTCCTTTACCACTAACATTCCTAAAATGGTAATAATCAAGGTCTCAACCAGTATCTCACATTCCAAAAATAGAAACTTTGAAAAATGAGCAAACTTGTGGTCAAGTCAACAGATTTACCGCAGGGGAGGAAGATCTGCCGATCTTGGGAGGAGGAAGAACAGCAGCAGCAGCAGGTCTAGGTTTAGTAGAAGCATTGTTTCTCGTGAAGGAGAGAGGAGGAGCGCCGTAGCGGAAATCTAGGTCATCGCCACCGACATCGTCTTCGTCTTCGTCGTCGTCGGTGGTCTGCGAAGCCATGACCTTCGCGAGCCTCTGAGCCGCGGCTTTGGCCGCCACGTTCTGAGCTCGCTTGACGTTCGACATTCCCGTGACGGAAGACGATCGAGCGTGGTGGTGACGCGCCGGAGAGGAAGGAGCGGCGGCGGCATTGGGGGTGATGGAGTCGCCGTTCCATTGGCGGAAGTAGCTGGGGCTTTCGGTGCGTGCCCGTTCCATATGGAAGCACGAGATGCAGAGACCTAGATCTTGTTGGTGATGGTGGTGTGTTTATGGAGTCGGACAAAAGACAACTTTGTTTTTTTGTTTTTTTCGCTAAGCAAAGTTTGAACAGAACAAAAGAGAGTTTATAGCTTGATTGCTTGTGTTTTTTGCTTTATTTTTTGGTTTTTGCTTTTGTAGAAACCATTTTTCATCTAATCAAGTTTTTAGTTTTAGTTTTTGTTTTTATAAAAATCATTTGAGTTGCCAATCAAGATTTTCAATAAATAGATTCCCTAAAATTTAGGGAAAATAGTTTTTGAAAACTTTAACCAATTTATGAAAAAAAACCAAAAAACAACTTTTTTGAGTTTTTATGAAAAAAAACGAATTTTGATTTTTTTTGTAGAAACTACTACATTATAATTAATTAATAATTAATAAATAATATTTTCATAAAAATTAAAATTATCATAAAATATTTTGTACATTAGATATCATTTAAACAATAATGTGAAATATTTTAATTTGTGTTTCATATCTGTAAATAAATTTATATATTTTATAAATAATATTATAGTTTCTATAAANNNNNNNNNNNNNNNNNNNNNNNNNNNNNNNNNNNNNNNNNNNNNNNNNNNNNNNNNNNNNNNNNNNNNNNNNNNNNNNNNNNNNNNNNNNNNNNNNNNNNNNNNNNNNNNNNNNNNNNNNNNNNNNNNNNNNNNNNNNNNNNNNNNNNNNNNNNNNNNNNNNNNNNNNNNNNNNNNNNNNNNNNNNNNNNNNNNNNNNNNNNNNNNNNNNNNNNNNNNNNNNNNNNNAAAAATAATTTATATAAGAAAAATTTCTAAGTAGTTTCAAAATTTAATATTTTTATTTTTGTGTAATTTTATATATATATTATGATTTATATTTTACAATAATATATTTTTTATAAAAATATAATAATTAAAATATTTTATTGTATTTTATTTTAAAATAATAATCACAGTATTTTGATAAATTTCAATTGCAAAATCTAAATATTTATTTCTATTTTATTATATTATTTTAAAGTAATGTATTAGTTAATTTTTGAAAAATTTAAAAATATACAGCAAATCCAAAAACCAAAATCTAAATCTAAAAACCAAAAACCAAAAACCAAAAGCTGAAAACCAAAAACCAAAATCTGAAAACCAAAATATAAAATCTAAAAGCCAAAAACTAAAACTAAAAACTACTGAAACAATCATCAGCTAAGTCTAATTCTGATTAGTTACTTACCCGAGGAGTAAAACTAAAGTTAACAGTGGGATAACTTAATTGTCTTCATGGCACGTGGGTAAAAAAATAAGTTGACGGAGAAAACAGCAAAGAAACAGTACTATTTTGAGTATTTCTCCCACTGAAATTTTAATGATTTCAATTTTTTGTTTTTGTCATGTGGGAATTTTATTAAAGGTCGAAACCCAACAAATGAACTAAGTCCAACACAAAGCAAACAGAAAACCTAGACTACGGGCCACATCTACAAAAACTCCATGGGCCAACAGCCCAACAGAAAAAACCGTAGAGGAAAGTAATCGTCGGTGATCACATGTTCGATCGACACACTATTCAAAGACACGCGTCAAATCGGAAACCATCACTTACTCCGGAAGGGTTACGTCGGGGCTCCGCCATCAGCAGAGATAGATCGGTGAAGACTATCCAAACGAAGAAGTCTTCATAGAAAGCAAACAGATCGTCTTTTTAGAAAAAAAAACCATTGTCTTCAATCAATTCAAAGAACTCCGACCTTCGGAGGATGAAATCGAGAGTCGATGAAAAAGTGAAGGACTTGAATCGACGATCAGACATAGCCGGCGAAAACGACGCTACTAAGCCGCCGAATCCTGGAGACAAAACCGGCGAAGCAGGTGCTATGGAAGCCACTGTTTCCCAGAATCTAATGTCGGACGACCATCGGAGGAACAAATGCGACGCCGGAAGCAGGGACCGGTCGGAAACACCGAAACCGGAAAGCAAAAAACATCGGACTCTTTCTTCCTCCGAACAATCTCCAAACCTTCCGAAATATTTTTTTTTTTTGATAAGAAGGCCGGAGATTTCGAGAAAACAGATCTCTCACTAAGAGAGGAGAGAGAAATCTTATGATTTCGATTTTATATTGGCAAGAAGGTTTTTCTACAACGAAATTTCAGTAAAAGCTTTGAGGATTTAGTTGGTGTTTTGCAGATCGTTCGTAATCTTGATACGCAAAACATGTCAAGGCATAGCGTATTAGAAATTTAGAACATTGCTTGGACTAAATCCATGGGCCACGGCCATATCCTATCTTGCTGCTTGAAAATTAGATATTGGGTTATTTGGATGCTAAGAGTATCGAACCTTTCCCACAAGGCGTGAAATTTATATAATGGCCAGTTTGGTATTGAGTTGGTACGGTGTTACCGTGTTAGGCCTTAAACAGGCCCATTTTCTTAACAAAACATACAAAGAAGCAACATAACTACGTCAAAAAAAACAAGTCACCTGGCAATATAATAGCAAGTAATAATAGGATGAAAAATAATGCTTATAAATATGGAACACATCTTTTTCATGCGTTAATGTTACTCGCAGCCCCAGAAGATACATCAATAAAAACATCAATCAGGGGCATGCATACTCCTACTGAATTAGATACTCATTTGTTCTTGATAGATCATTCGACAAATCGCACAAAAAAGGCCTTGAGGAGATATAAATAATCAAAACCACCCGCAAAAAAAAAGAGGGAAGAAGACAATTGAAGGTGTTGAGTTAAAAGAAGAAAGGGTGGGCAGTTGTTTTTATTGAGAATAATATGGTGTTAAAAATAAATAAAATGGAGAAAATATTATAGGAATATATATATGATAATTAAGAAAGAGTCCTACCATAATGAAGGACCATGAGATGATCAGAGGTAGATGAGTTTGGAAGCAAAGTAATAAGGTTTTGTGAAACAGAAGAATTGTCTCTGCTTCCTCTCCAGATTGTATCTCTCACGTGTTGTAGTGTCAACACTGGCTCCAGTTCTTTCCCTCTGCATCTTATCTCTACCTGCTTTTCATTTTACAAATATAAAATCATAATATTGTTGGTCCTATTAAACACAGTAAAAATTAACTAGGTGGTTTAGAGTTATTCACACAAAAACATGGACCAAAGCTAAAAAACAATTAACACTGA
It encodes:
- the LOC106318648 gene encoding aspartokinase 1, chloroplastic (The sequence of the model RefSeq protein was modified relative to this genomic sequence to represent the inferred CDS: added 147 bases not found in genome assembly); this translates as MAAARVRCHCNALFTSHRNSSTLPISPTRVGFTALKCPRKFLLSIGDGSSSCTRNVSGSCLKGTVRAVMEEEKTGAIKEREVEEKRFTCVMKFGGSSVATAERMREVADLILAFPEESPVIVLSAMGKTTNNLLLAGEKAVSCGVSNASEIEELSVIKELHLRTVKELKIDPSVVTSFLEELEQLLKGIAMMKELTLRTRDYLVSFGECLSTRIFAAYLNKIGVKARQYDAFEIGFITTDDFTNGDILEATYPAVAKRLYDDWMHDPAVPIITGFLGKGWKTGAVTTLGRGGSDLTATTIGKALGLQEIQVWKDVDGVLTCDPTIYKRATPVPFLTFDEAAELAYFGAQVLHPQSMRPAREGEIPVRVKNSYNPKAPGTIITKTRDMTKTVLTSIVLKRNVTMLDIASTRMLGQVGFLAKVFSIFEDLEISVDVVATSEVSLSLTLDPSKLWSRELIQQELDHVVEELEKIAVVNLSKGRAIISLIGNVQHSSLILERAFHVLWTKGINVQMISQGASKVNISLIVNDDEAEGCVEALHKSFFESGDLSELLIQPRLGNGSPVRTMQVDN
- the LOC106318649 gene encoding inactive leucine-rich repeat receptor-like protein kinase CORYNE, which produces MLFSFPSMEQRGRKRYCNTVYLLLFIFLVFSSRTTSSASCRRRAVKHLSTAPPSSTPLESRITTKVIIVSIVSGVLTGFFSALALAFLVRCTVKYLKQTPILKGPVVFSPKITPKSLHAALANGIQLLGSDPNGKYYKMVLDNGLVVAVKRLGSLEGNGGSPEAATKSVKRRLQKELELLAGLRDRNLMSLRAYVRESDEFSLVYDYMPNGSLDDVMTKVRAQELELGWEIRLRVAVGIVKGLQYLHFSCEQQILHYNLKPTNVMLDSEFEPRLADCGLAKIIPTSHTSVSCYSAPESSQTNRYTDKSDVFSFGMILGVLLTGRDPTLPFSIEGATGGSLGQWLKHLQQTGEVREGLDKSILGEEVEEDEMLMALRITIICLSDFPADRPSSDELVHMLTQLHSF
- the LOC106318521 gene encoding pentatricopeptide repeat-containing protein At5g13270, chloroplastic is translated as MTTILTLQSSLTPSRAPVTKHANFNQIPSWVSLKSSTSSVKLEHKQGQVENLHLVSLSKHGKLNEAFEFFQEMDKAGVSVAPYSYQCLFEACRELRSLSHGRVLHDRMRKDCESPSVTLQNCVLQMYCECGSLEDADKVFDEMPELNVVSRVTMMSAYAGRGLLDKAVGLFSGMLESGEKPTSSVYTTLLKSLVNPRDLNVGKQVHGHVIRSGLLGNASIEAGVLNMYVKCGWLVGAKLVFDQMVVKKPVAWTGLMIGYTKAGRARDALKLFVDLVTEGVEWDSFVFSVVLKACASLEEVNLGKQIHACVAKLGLESDVSVGTPLVDCYIKCSSFESALLAFEKISEPNDVSWSAIISGYCQMSQFEEAIKTFKSLRTKSAAVLNSFTYTSVFQACSVLADCNIGGQVHGDAIKRSLVGSQYGESALITMYSKCGCLDDARAVFESMDNPDVVAWTAFISGHAYYGNASEALRLFEEMVRCGMKPNSVTFIAVLTACSHAGLIEQGKCYLDTMLPKYNVAPTIDHYDCMIDIYSRAGVLEEALKFMKSMPFEPDAMSWKCFLSGCWTHKYLELGEIAGEELRQLDPEDTAGYVLPFNLYTQAGRWEEAAEMMKLMNDKMLKKELSCSWIREKGKIHRFIVGDKHHPQTQEIYEKLKEFDDFMEGDVFQCSMTERREQLLDHSERLAIAYGLISVNGHARGPIKVFKNLRACPDCHEFAKHVSLVTGHEIIIRDSRRFHHFKEGKCSCNDYW